Genomic DNA from Vicinamibacteria bacterium:
CACCACGAAGCTCAAGCCGGGTCTCAGCACGGAAGATGCACAAGAGGACGTTCGGAACTTGATGGCCTGGAAGCCGCTGGTCATGGACCGGTCCGTACTCGACGGAGCCTTCGCCGCGGAGAAACGGTTTCGGTTGTCCTTCTGGGATGCCCTGATCGTCTCCGCCGCTCAACGTGCCGAGTGTGCGTATCTCCTCTCCGAAGATCTGCAGGCAGGTCAGGATCTCGACGGAGTCCTCGTCGTGAATCCTTTCGAACAAGCCCCTGAAAACGTTCTCTGACGTGCGACGCGTCGATCGCGCTCTCGTTGTCGCGGT
This window encodes:
- a CDS encoding PIN domain-containing protein, translated to MTATVFVDSNVLVYHRDASENEKQPQAEVWLRALWKDRAARISYQVLYEYYVNVTTKLKPGLSTEDAQEDVRNLMAWKPLVMDRSVLDGAFAAEKRFRLSFWDALIVSAAQRAECAYLLSEDLQAGQDLDGVLVVNPFEQAPENVL